Proteins encoded within one genomic window of Leishmania major strain Friedlin complete genome, chromosome 2:
- a CDS encoding hypothetical protein (previous protein_id=AAZ10072.1), which produces MSHQRSEEDNSFACACPNGVHSTPAGSADDHRTEAGLRLVRDVLLTEDWFVERPPLALAFAHPYIRLWCEMWRTEYVGDLHAPAAHEPPHNTRGPAAQPASYVRIGLRRLRNPIAFADPASAGGANILSGGVPLTSLSSVLSSSPHATAAQRTVRSLVAPLPTYPEPVDAMESEPLYDAAAVRGIPVVDPTAPLYALEAYTEHVFRMPIGMRLGHVRLLTLWLPCQCLSHATPVRQRARLVRGLFSHVPASVTHGAAMKATACIHTAEAQWAVRHEPQPMPAPAVSSQHVKGSSGGVTALNIDADAGAAKADDSDSSAEQGSAHMEEEVKDDDWEAMALEEEALLEQQPLSVSTAAATVAPRMSGSPGSQATPQARTCFSLSTTHHPSLPAAATSPATTASSDTSAVAAAPEPRGGASAVIEGVCVALPPPCGWWLRRGVRPSSALHGAPLPLYAHCIDATRPWLDWLEATARGTSDALPDEDCGSATQTFLCGVSLSGWLPKYVQPTIVSRAELARRSASVKLEDAISSTLPLRGLHIESSVGALKRLLGGRSGERGDPGGGAALLGTLVALDAPYLRDAEPDLLAGRDRLPASDDSDASSLASALCRLRRLRFLSMNHGRDVLAEASSLSPGQTDVLSTCVEELLLHGVTGLAPRTLASVGRCCVSLRTVDMTSTSVTDDELRALVYGRWDTPCKESNPAVCPAKLSPLACLEEVRLTACRSLTCVDALAALPRLRRLDLRASGVRQVADLAGCHLLEEVVLTRCEHVTELYPLWRLPRLRCVEADGVRQLQQYRALMPPTASTAEEDEGGDERFMAPLVRLNLSQAALIRGASVGYLARRLRDLSGHFTSLVVLLLDHTDADDDTLRALAGFPTAEAESGHFTGRCLPVASSLRELSLVGCVRVHHLGPLGMLPQLTRLVADHSGVEHVDGLQHSRSLDSLSLSHCTRLWAISPLAYVTSLRCVDLSYTPLNDAALLRFVYPTVVEKLTARRHPHLGEIVASLQACTASPAPLVPSQVEELSLCHCMSLLYISCVAHLPRLRRLDVGNTALFDRGFVGFFSRTKTLLCTQSWQTAHPAGATVDDGEALRLVPLPDEAALLTAWRRDTQTGAAVPRDASSTSREISVDRAAATAGGPPHSLEFDFSVGAVNTVTHVCLSYCVEVRCIAAFALFPQLVSLDVTGTAVDSASLLDFVNVLLEGCRSGDADVPVMRLEMEGDSLRPRALPARRRKAAPAVSFSSRGSDADGATVEPSLRRRRLFVLTTLTLAWCHYLTDVRCCAAVPSLRHLDVCGTPIDNLSVAAFSSREASALASAASEEEAQWWQHHRCSILSLDVNCCRRVTDIAPLFAAPTNSLPGSGGSSGRRESLGYCRPLSLMELRLRHSGVTSTKEELRALDPFGRCLFML; this is translated from the coding sequence ATGTCACATcagcgcagcgaggaggatAACAGCTTCGCCTGTGCGTGCCCCAACGGTGTGCACAGCACACCTGCTGGCAGTGCTGACGACCACCGCACCGAGGCAGGGCTGCGACTCGTGCGCGATGTTCTGCTGACGGAGGACTGGTTTGTAGAGCGGCCcccgctcgctctcgcctTCGCGCATCCGTACATACGACTGTGGTGCGAGATGTGGCGCACCGAATACGTCGGCGACCTTCACGCACCGGCCGCGCACGAGCCGCCGCACAACACgcgcggcccagcagcacagccggCCTCGTATGTGCGCATTGGgctgcgtcgcctccgcAATCCGATTGCCTTCGCAGACCCCGCCTCGGCGGGCGGTGCCAACatcctcagcggcggcgttccTCTGACGTCGTTGTCTTCGGTGCTTTCAAGCTCACCGcacgccacggcagcgcagaGGACAGTGCGGTCGCTGGTGGCTCCACTTCCGACGTATCCCGAGCCGGTCGACGCGATGGAGTCAGAGCCGCTCtacgacgcggccgccgtgcgcgGCATCCCAGTCGTGGACCCAACGGCCCCCCTGTACGCCCTAGAGGCGTACACAGAGCACGTGTTCCGCATGCCAATTGGGATGCGGCTCGGCCATGTGCGGCTGCTTACCCTGTGGCTGCCGTGCCAGTGCCTCTCTCACGCTACTCCagtgcgccagcgtgcgcgcCTGGTGAGGGGGCTGTTCAGTCACGTGCCGGCATCAGTGACGCATGGCGCTGCGATGAAAGCGACTGCCTGCATCCACACAGCGGAAGCCCAGTGGGCGGTGCGTCACGAACCGCAACCGATGCCGGCACCCGCAGTTTCGTCGCAGCATGTGAAGGGCTCCTCCGGCGGCGTCACCGCTCTCAATATCGACGCtgacgctggcgccgccaaggcggacgACAGCGACTCGTCGGCGGAGCAGGGCAGTGCTCACATGGAAGAAGAGGTGAAAGATGACGACtgggaggcgatggcgctggaagaggaggcgctgctggagcagcaaCCTCTGTCCGTATctacagcagcggcgacggtaGCGCCACGCATGAGTGGCTCTCCGGGTTCTCAAGCGACCCCTCAAGCCCGcacctgcttctctctctccaccacTCACCACCCATCGCTgcccgctgcagccaccagccccgccaccactgcctcGAGCGACACCAgcgctgttgccgctgcaccaGAGCCGCGTGGCGGTGCTTCCGCTGTCATCgagggcgtgtgcgttgcccttcctcctccttgtgGTTGGTGGCTGCGTCGCGGTGTAcggccgtcgtcggcgttgCACGGCGCTCCTTTGCCTCTCTACGCCCACTGTATAGACGCGACGCGGCCGTGGCTGGACTGGCtcgaggcgacggcgcgtgGCACCAGCGACGCGCTGCCCGACGAagactgcggcagcgccacgcagACGTTTCTTTGCGGGGTGTCGCTCAGCGGGTGGTTGCCCAAGTATGTGCAGCCAACGATCGTCTCACGAGCGGAGCTCGCGCGGCGCAGTGCCTCGGTGAAGCTGGAGGacgccatctcctccactCTGCCCTTGCGCGGTCTCCACATCGAGTCTTCTGTTGGCGCGCTGAAGCGGCTGCTGGGTGGCAGGAGTGGCGAGCGTGGCGAccccggtggcggcgcggcacttCTCGGCACCCTCGTCGCTCTTGACGCGCCGTACCTGCGGGACGCCGAGCCGGATTTGCTCGCAGGCCGCGATCGACTGCCCGCCAGTGATGACAGCGACGCCAGCAGCCTCGCGTCTGCCCTGTGCCGGCTACGTCGACTGCGCTTCTTGAGCATGAATCACGGCCGCGACGTTTTGGCGGAGGCGTCCTCGCTGTCGCCAGGGCAAACAGACGTCCTCAGCACGTgcgtcgaggagctgctcctccacggcGTCACCGGCCTCGCTCCGCGCACGCTGGCCTCGGtggggcgctgctgcgtgtcgcTGCGCACTGTGGATATGACCAGCACCAGCGTCACAGATGACGAGCTGCGCGCTCTCGTGTACGGTAGGTGGGACACACCGTGCAAAGAAAGCAACCCAGCGGTATGCCCTGCGAAGTTGTCTCCACTCGCTTGTCTGGAAGAGGTGCGACTGACTGCCTGTCGCAGCCTCACTTGCGTCGATGCCCTCGCTGCACTCCCACGGTTGCGTCGCCTGGACCTGCGCGCCAGCGGTGTGCGCCAAGTCGCGGACCTTGCGGGGTGCCAcctgctggaggaggtggtaCTCACACGCTGCGAGCACGTGACGGAGCTTTACCCTCTCTGGCGACTCCCCCGGCTGCGTTGTGTGGAGGCGGACGGCGTCCGCCAACTACAGCAGTATCGAGCACTCATGCCGCCCACCGCTTCTACGGCGGAAGAGGATGAGGGGGGCGACGAGCGCTTCATGGCTCCTTTGGTCCGACTAAACCTGTCGCAGGCCGCCCTGATTCGCGGGGCCAGCGTTGGCTACCTCGCGCGGCGTCTTCGCGACTTGAGCGGGCATTTCACGTCGCTGGTGGTGCTCCTCCTTGATCACACCGACGCCGACGATGACACGCTGCGCGCCTTGGCCGGGTTCCCaacggcggaggcggagagcggcCACTTCACAGGACGGTGCCTGCCGGTCGCCTCGTCGCTGAGGGAGCTCAGTCTCGTTGGCTGCGTTCGCGTGCACCACCTCGGCCCTCTCGGcatgctgccgcagctcacCCGCTTGGTGGCCGACCATTCCGGTGTAGAGCACGTGGACGGCCTtcagcacagccgcagcctcgactctctctctttgaGTCACTGCACACGACTGTGGGCCATCAGCCCCCTCGCCTACGTGACCTCGCTGCGATGCGTGGATTTGAGCTACACACCGCTCAAtgacgcagcgctgctgcgcttcgtATACCCGACTGTGGTGGAGaagctgacggcgcggcggcatccgCATCTTGGCGAGATTGTGGCGTCGCTGCAAgcctgcaccgcctctccCGCCCCTCTCGTCCCCTCACAGGTCGAGGAGCTAAGTCTCTGTCACTGCATGTCGTTACTGTACATCAGCTGCGTCGCGCACCTTCCACGACTGCGTAGACTTGACGTGGGCAATACAGCACTGTTTGATCGTGGATTCGTGGGCTTCTTCAGCCGCACGAAGACTCTCCTGTGCACGCAGTCGTGGCAGACTGCCCACCCGGCTGGTGCCACCGTCGATgacggcgaggcgctgaGACTGGTGCCACTGCCGGACGAGGCAGCGCTTCTCACCGCTTGGAGAAGGGATACCCAAACGGGAGCGGCGGTACCGCGAGACGCGAGCTCCACTTCTCGTGAGATCTCCGTGgaccgcgctgctgccaccgctggtgGGCCGCCGCACTCTTTAGAGTTCGACTtctccgtcggcgccgtgAATACCGTcacgcacgtgtgtctctccTACTGCGTGGAGGTGCGTTGCATTGCCGccttcgccctcttccctcaACTGGTGTCACTTGACGTCACCGGGACGGCCGTCGACAGCGCCTCCCTCCTGGACTTTGTGAACGTGCTGCTGGAGGGCTGCAGGAGCGGGGATGCCGACGTTCCGGTGATGCGGCTCGAGATGGAGGGCGACAGCCTGCGCCCGAGGGCGCTTCCGGCACGGCGGAGAAaagcagcgcctgctgtATCGTTTTCTTCGCggggcagcgacgccgatgGTGCGACTGTGGAGCCGTCGcttcgacgccgccgacTATTTGTTCTCACGACGCTCACGCTCGCGTGGTGCCACTACCTCACCGacgtgcggtgctgcgcggccgTGCCGTCCCTGCGCCACCTGGACGTGTGCGGAACTCCCATCGACAATCTCAGTGTTGCGGCCTTCTCTTCTCGTGAGGCGTCTGCGTTggcatcggcggcgtcggaggaggaggcgcagtgGTGGCAGCACCATCGCTGCTCGATCTTGTCGCTGGATGTTAACTGTTGCCGCCGTGTCACCGACATTGCGCCGCTCTTCGCGGCGCCGACCAACTCATTGcctggcagtggcggcagcagcgggaggcgAGAGTCTTTGGGCTACTGCCGTCCGCTCTCCTTGATGGAGCTGCGACTTCGCCACTCTGGTGTGACGTCCACCaaagaggagctgcgcgcccTCGACCCCTTCGGCCGCTGCCTGTTTATGCtgtag
- a CDS encoding conserved hypothetical protein (previous protein_id=AAZ10073.1), with the protein MTNTATSSPPTETSPLPGNDSNLEPSSTTAGNSHAPASTAEFSEELKRLTALGTLLVNMGAASEEKIFGVKDSAPMLAYRQNRMHELLVINRPQDDAAVHMFIWYKPWTWWSSGAQVSPIVVKRMLTEEGNAGEPRTTVPPQTTGSTQTEADVVAPPPPPDAVEPKAAPLKRKKGLPAVDMRALTDEEVDALTPAVRDERSKLLLSEKHIHGTLQGMEDTRYRYLVPSRDLKCETEVMNVVRCYTERNQAKAASLAAEGGRAPPGAAAASHNRPSGGGEKTVVRADLLACGPHVRRLKVCAESMVMQYSREGEAA; encoded by the coding sequence ATGACGAACACAGCTACCTCAAGCCCACCGACGGAGACGTCGCCCTTGCCTGGCAATGACAGCAACCTTGAGCCCAGCTCTACGACCGCGGGCAACTCGCACGCACCTGCAAGCACGGCTGAGTTCTCcgaggagctgaagcgctTGACGGCACTCGGCACGCTGCTGGTCAACATGGGCGCCGCCTCCGAGGAGAAAATCTTCGGCGTGAAGGACTCTGCTCCAATGCTGGCGTACCGTCAGAATCGCATGCACGAGCTCCTCGTCATCAACCGCCCGCAGGACGACGCGGCCGTGCACATGTTCATCTGGTACAAGCCGTGGACGTGGTGGAGTAGCGGCGCGCAGGTGTCGCCGATCGTCGTCAAGAGGATGCTGACGGAAGAGGGGAATGCAGGCGAGCCAAGGACAACGGTGCCGCCCCAGACCACTGGTAGTACACAGACGGAGGCAGACGTAgtcgcgccgccaccgccgccggacGCCGTGGAGCCgaaggcagcgccgctgaagaggaagaaagggCTGCCTGCGGTGGACATGCGCGCGTTGACGGACGAGGAAGTGGATGCCCTCACCCCCGCTGTGCGCGACGAGCGTtcgaagctgctgctctcggAGAAGCACATCCACGGGACGCTGCAGGGGATGGAAGACACAAGATACCGTTACCTGGTCCCTTCGCGTGACCTCAAGTGTGAGACCGAGGTGATGAACGTGGTGCGGTGTTACACGGAGCGCAACCAAGCCAAggctgcctctctcgctgcggagggcggccgcgctccgccgggagcagctgctgcatcacACAACCGGCCAAGTggcggaggggagaagaCAGTGGTGCGGGCAGACTTGTTAGCATGTGGGCCGCACGTGCGACGCCTTAAGGTCTGCGCGGAGTCGATGGTGATGCAGTATAGTcgagagggcgaggcagcgtag
- a CDS encoding conserved hypothetical protein (previous protein_id=AAZ10074.1), producing MTSSRATSNAKLVKHHQRQQSTALARSSANKFTLRQSQFERQREEEQVRAQQQADAPGSTSCAVGDGLLSRSGHGRGAGGYTASEMEVRDTPNPFARSRSAPASGTFSTTTRSATMGLEKMQARTTRTTRRIDRFNLTTSAGSEAAPSPSLLMGVRRVREGEGRGVAGLAAEDREEGGLAAPPAKVTRAERFREMISNSKGQRAQLQRERAERDATTVQLDAEINSLLHLLPKRNKAKEEQEAFAQSGTPEVRALLDSYRRNHQAKCLTLKSSGAFEVRTLVDAARSTTNRSAPSAQTADPTAPASATARDAAPSFLDAADRALLARVRAGAACSSEDGINEVASTAGARVGAPSMPRQAAADIAEARAMVIPGGGGRPASCDDFDLMMHTFQMDPRRAHAVDRTLTEEEEAAKSAQQTLLKEDREQVPLLHLQERDQTQLTRGEWVAQGGDIAFHMDDDAENAGADEDNVDIPSSYEGDSDADVDSDEAAVVAESELGEDEEDAAVERVSGSATLDRLFEQLEQVATSETENATSRPQRLHALLVQLHRYAAHHVVEVTKAFRFVLVEAERSFLRGTRRGGMRRSLLVYLYAISKIFPTSDYRHAVMTPFLLFLCSALMQMKLDSLEAVHSYLVLATLLLHCLKAGSGRFCAEVVVAALNVLALQLPRVALEPARYQGTVLPMPLLERTEQALLVSSAAAATLSESDDTTSQRPPYQVGLFDTTHSPERLLLCAYRLLEEVCDLHRSTPAFPVMCARPFLALDALLLRPPSSSAASAWTPSVPVRLAHEVLTVKVRDMAKHVEEHRTPLAMRTFRPRPLRQFDPLLAEREENAAKTEVRLMKRDIREDKKRLIRHLTAEATVQRRAQEKRHAITDALREKRYHNVMSQLQQQQHSMNVVESLKARAKSKSRKGLSGAPTTSSPAEAGKE from the coding sequence atgacCAGCTCTCGCGCTACCAGCAACGCGAAACTGGTGAAGCACCATCAGAGGCAGCAGTCGACCGCACTCGCCAGGTCCTCGGCGAACAAGTTCACGCTTAGGCAGAGCCAGTTCGAGCGGCAGCGTGAGGAGGAGCAAGtgcgagcgcagcagcaggcggacGCGCCAGGGAGCACGAGCTGCGCAGTTGGGGATGGCCTCCTGTCACGAAGCGGCCACGGGCGGGGCGCCGGCGGCTACACTGCATCGGAGATGGAGGTGCGCGACACCCCCAACCCCTTCGCACGCAGTCGCAGCGCCCCTGCAAGCGGGACCTTCTCGACCACGACTCGGAGTGCCACCATGGGGCTCGAAAAGATGCAGGCGCgcaccacgcgcaccacCCGCCGCATCGACCGCTTCAACCTGACCACCAGTGCCGGCTCggaagcggcgccgtcaccatcCTTGCTCATGGGTGTGCGGCGGGtgcgagagggcgaggggcgTGGCGTGGCCGGCCTCGCTGCCGAGGACCGTGAGGAGGGCGGCTTGGCGGCCCCGCCAGCTAAAGTGACGCGGGCGGAGCGCTTTCGTGAGATGATCTCGAACAGCAAAGGCCAGcgcgcacagctgcagcgcgagcgtGCGGAGCGTGACGCGACCACCGTGCAGCTTGATGCTGAGATCAACAGCCTTCTCCACCTTCTGCCGAAGCGCAACAAAgccaaggaggagcaggaggcgttCGCCCAGTCCGGCACACCGGAGGTCCGCGCCCTGCTCGATTCGTACCGGCGCAACCACCAGGCGAAGTGCCTCACGCTAAAGTCCTCCGGTGCCTTCGAGGTGCGCACGCTGGTGGATGCAGCTCGCAGCACAACAAATCGATCGGCGCCTTCTGCGCAGACAGCTGACCCGACGGCACCGGCGAGCGCCACGGCGCGGGATGCGGCACCGTCGTTTCTGGACGCCGCAGATCGCGCGTTGCTGGCCCGCGTTCGAGCTGGCGCCGCGTGCTCGTCGGAGGACGGCATAAACGAGGTCGCCTCCACAGCGGGCGCTCGCGTCGGGGCGCCATCGATGCCGCGgcaggctgctgctgacatCGCCGAGGCGCGTGCGATGGTGATccccggcggcggtggccgtccGGCGAGCTGTGACGACTTCGACTTGATGATGCACACCTTTCAGATGGacccgcgccgcgcgcacgctgttGATCGCACGCTgacggaagaggaggaggccgccaagTCTGCACAGCAGACGCTGTTGAAGGAGGATCGGGAGCAGGTACCATTGCTGCACCTGCAGGAGCGCGATCAGACACAGCTGACACGAGGGGAGTGGGTCGCCCAGGGCGGTGATATTGCCTTCCACATGGACGACGATGCAGAGAACGCCGGGGCAGACGAAGACAATGTAGATATCCCGTCTTCCTACgagggcgacagcgacgccgacgtcgacAGTGACGAAGCTGCGGTTGTGGCGGAGTCGGAGCTgggcgaggatgaggaggacgcAGCCGTGGAACGTGTCAGCGGCTCTGCCACACTCGACCGCCTTTtcgagcagctggagcaggTGGCGACGTCTGAGACGGAGAACGCGACGTCACgaccgcagcggctgcacgcgctgctcgtgcagctgcaccgctaCGCTGCGCATCACGTCGTGGAAGTGACGAAGGCGTTTCGGTTCGTCCTCGTCGAGGCGGAGCGTAGCTTTCTGCGAGGTACCCGTCGAGGTGGCATGCGCCGGTCCCTCCTCGTGTACCTCTACGCCATATCGAAGATCTTTCCGACTTCCGATTACCGCCACGCCGTGATGACGCCGTTCCTCTTGTTCCTGTGCTCAGCCCTGATGCAGATGAAGCTGGACTCGCTCGAAGCAGTGCACAGCTACCTGGTCCTCGCCACCCTTCTCCTGCACTGCCTCAAGGCGGGGTCTGGACGGTTCTGCGCGGAGGTGGTAGTGGCAGCTCTCAacgtgctggcgctgcagctacCTCGTGTGGCACTCGAACCAGCGCGGTACCAGGGCACAGTGCTGCCGATGCCCTTGCTGGAGCGCACCGAGCAGGCTCTGCTGGTCTCctctgcggccgctgccacgcTGTCAGAGAGCGATGACACCACCTCGCAACGACCCCCGTACCAGGTGGGGCTGTTCGACACCACTCACTCACCAGAGCGTCTTCTGCTGTGTGCGTACCGcctgctggaggaggtgtgcgacctgcaccgcagcaccCCGGCCTTCCCCGTTATGTGCGCTCGGCCGTTTCTAGCCCTGgacgcgctgctgttgcggccgccgtcgtcgtcagcggcgtcggcgtggACGCCGTCTGTGCCCGTGCGTCTCGCCCACGAGGTTCTCACGGTGAAGGTTAGGGACATGGCCAAGCACGTCGAGGAGCATCGTACACCACTTGCGATGCGCACGTTCCGGCCGCGGCCCCTGCGCCAGTTCGACCCGCTCCTCGCAGAACGCGAGGAGAACGCTGCGAAGACGGAAGTCCGCCTCATGAAGCGCGACATCCGCGAAGACAAGAAGCGACTCATACGCCACCTGACGGCCGAGGCGActgtgcagcggcgggcgcAGGAGAAGCGGCACGCCATAaccgacgcgctgcgcgagaagCGTTACCACAACGTCATgagccagctgcagcagcagcagcactcaATGAACGTTGTGGAGTCCTTAAAGGCACGCGCCAAGTCCAAGTCGCGCAAGGGCCTAAGCGGTGCGCCAACCACGTCCTCGCCCGCGGAGGCAGGCAAGGAATGA
- a CDS encoding putative mitochondrial carrier protein (previous protein_id=AAZ10075.1), producing the protein MSAKTAAAPSERSFVDRFVRSHAGAATAAGILEIGFFHPFDTIAKRLMANKGSIMRGSTGETAANLNIIVFKKHADAGFLRKVVYLYPGSLYATVYKVFQRVYKFAGQPLVRDFLSSNYRDGFKRYFGEAHKVMEDATAGCLIGLGEVFLLPLDRLKVLSQTNEAAMRSGLLPLLRQEGFRGMYAGTVVTMCRNAPGSFCLFGGTAFTKGYIFGLSDYRHATLFQNMCASTVGACVAIAISNPMDVVKTRVQQQTAAERCSGMAMATAMLKEEGMLSFFKGLTPKIIASAPKLIFAYTMTEFFFKVMNDSKKH; encoded by the coding sequence ATGTCCGCCAagacggccgccgccccgtCGGAGCGCAGCTTCGTCGATCGATTTGTGCGCAgtcacgccggtgccgccacggccgccggtATCCTTGAGATTGGCTTCTTCCACCCGTTCGACACGATAGCGAAGCGGCTGATGGCAAACAAGGGCTCCATCATGCGCGGCTCCACAGGGGAGACGGCCGCCAACCTCAACATAATCGTCTTCAAGAAgcacgccgacgccggcTTCCTTAGAAAGGTGGTGTACCTCTACCCGGGCTCCCTGTACGCCACCGTGTACAAGGTCTTCCAGCGCGTGTACAAGTTCGCCGGGCAGCCCCTCGTGCGCGACTTTCTCAGCTCCAACTACCGCGACGGCTTCAAGCGGTACTTTGGCGAGGCGCACAAGGTTATGGAGGACGCGACGGCCGGCTGCCTCATCGGCCTTGGCGAGGTCttcctgctgccgctggatCGGCTGAAGGTGCTGAGCCAGACGAACGAAGCCGCCATGCGGAGCGGTCTGCTGCCACTTCTGCGCCAGGAGGGCTTCCGCGGTATGTACGCGGGCACCGTGGTGACGATGTGCCGCAACGCCCCCGGCTCGTTCTGTCTATTTGGTGGCACGGCCTTCACGAAGGGGTACATCTTCGGCCTCAGCGACTACCGCCATGCGACTCTCTTCCAGAACATGTGCGCCTCCACCGTCGGCGCGTGCGTTGCCATCGCCATCTCTAACCCGATGGACGTCGTCAAGACtcgtgtgcagcagcagacggcCGCCGAGCGTTGCAGCGGTatggcgatggcgacggcgatgctgaaggaggagggcatgCTGTCCTTCTTCAAGGGCCTCACGCCGAAGATCATCGCCTCGGCGCCGAAGCTGATTTTTGCGTACACCATGACCGAGTTCTTCTTCAAGGTGATGAACGACTCTAAGAAGCACTGa